CGATTCCTTCTTAGGAAGTTCGGCGATCATGGCTTCGGTGGTGATCAGCAGCGAAGCAACCGAAGCTGCGTTCTGCAGAGCCGTGCGAACAACCTTGACCGGGTCGACGATGCCGAGCTGGATCAGGTCGCCATATTCGCCGGTCTGGGCGTTGTAGCCATAGTTGTCTTCGTTCCGGTCGAGGATCTTGCCAACAACGATGGAAGCTTCGTCACCTGCGTTTTCTGCAATCTGGCGAACCAGAGACTGCAGAGCCTTGCGGACGATGTTGATGCCGGCTTCCTGGTCGTCGTTCTCACCCTTGACGGTGATCTTCGTGGAAGAACGCAGCAGGGCAACGCCGCCGCCCGGTACGATGCCTTCCTGAACAGCAGCGCGCGTCGCGTTGAGAGCGTCGTCGATGCGGTCCTTCTTTTCCTTCACTTCAACTTCCGTCGAACCGCCAACGCGGATCACGGCAACGCCGCCAGCGAGCTTGGCAAGACGTTCCTGCAGCTTTTCGCGGTCGTAGTCGGAAGTGGTTTCTTCGATCTGCGCCTTGATCTGGGCAACACGGCCTTCGATGTCGGACTTCTGGCCAGCACCGTCAACGATCGTGGTGTTTTCCTTGGAGATCGAAACCTTCTTCGACTTGCCGAGCATGTCGAGGGTAACGCTTTCGAGCTTGATGCCGAGGTCTTCGGAAATGACGGTACCACCGGTCAGGATGGCGATGTCTTCCAGCATGGCCTTGCGGCGGTCGCCGAAGCCAGGAGCCTTGACGGCAGCGATCTTGAGGCCGCCACGCAGCTTGTTGACGACGAGCGTTGCAAGGGCTTCGCCTTCTACGTCTTCAGCGATGATGACGAGCGGCTTGCCGGTCTGAACGACAGCTTCGAGAACAGGCAGCATGGCCTGGAGGTTCGAAAGCTTCTTTTCGTGCAGAAGGATGTATGCGTCTTCGAGGTCCGCAACCATCTTTTCCGGGTTGGTCACGAAGTAAGGCGACAGGTAGCCGCGGTCGAACTGCATGCCTTCGACGACTTCGAGTTCGGTTTCAGCGGTCTTGGCTTCTTCAACGGTGATCACGCCTTCGTTGCCGACGCGCTGCATTGCTTCAGCAATGTCGAGACCGATCTGACGCTCGCCGTTTGCAGAGATCGTGCCGACCTGTGCAACTTCTTCCGAAGTGTTGATCTTCTTGGCCTTGGCCTGAAGGTCCTTGACGACTTCAGCAACGGCCAGATCGATACCGCGCTTGAGGTCCATCGGGTTCATGCCGGCAGCAACTGCCTTTGCACCTTCGCGAACGATGGCCTGGGCCAGAACCGTTGCGGTGGTGGTGCCGTCACCGGCGATGTCGTTGGTCTTGGAGGCAACTTCGCGAACGAGCTGTGCGCCCATGTTCTCGAACTTGTCTTCGAGTTCGATTTCCTTGGCGACAGAAACGCCGTCCTTGGTGATGCGCGGTGCGCCGAAGGACTTGTCGATAACGACGTTACGACCCTTCGGGCCGAGGGTGACCTTCACTGCATCAGCGAGAATGTCGACGCCCTTGAGCATCTTTTCGCGCGCTGTGCGGCCGAATTTGACTTCTTTGGCTGCCATTTTCAAAACTCCTGGTTTCGAATGGCCGGACGGGGTCCGGCTTGAAATTTAAGGAAACGATGGGTGCGGCGAAATCAGCCGATGATACCCATGATGTCGGCTTCCTTCATGATCAGAAGGTCTTCGCCGTCGAGCTTGACTTCGGTGCCCGACCACTTGCCGAACAGGACGCGATCGCCAACCTTGACGTCGAGAGCGACGACCTTGCCGGCCTCATCGCGAGCGCCGGAACCGACGGCGACGATTTCGCCTTCCTGCGGCTTTTCCTTGGCGGTATCGGGAATGATGATGCCGCCCTTGGTCTTTGCTTCGGACTCAACGCGACGAACGACGACGCGATCATGAAGCGGGCGGAAATTGGTGCTTGTCATTGCCTAATCCCTCGATCAAATGACTTCAGGAACCTTTTGCAGGTTCACGTGATGGGTGTTAGCACTCCTCTTGTTGGAGTGCCAGCAAAGCCCAGATAAGGAGGCGTCCCCCCGGAGTCAAGAACGCATTGCCGGAAAAATTTCACGGCCTATGGTTACCAGCGTTCCATGACAGAAAATTTCCACGCTATGACGGACGAGGACAAATCGCTCTTTTTCAGGCAGCCTTCGTTTTCGGCGTAGAGGGGTTTTATGTTCGGATGGTGGCCGGTGGTCCGGAGGCAGGCCTGGCGCCGCTTTTTTCCTTGCCATCGGCGTCCTGCTTTGCCATGTGACGCACACCCTTTTTTCGCACCCGGAAAGCATATCATGGCCCATCGCATTCTCACCCTCGGCGAAATCACTGATGGGTTCGACGTTGTTCTTTCGGATGTCTGGGGCGTGCTGCATAATGGTGTCAGCGCTTTCCCGGATGCGGCGGTTGCGCTGCACGACGCGCGCAAGGCCGGCAAGACCGTGGTGCTCATCACCAATTCGCCGCGTCCGGCCCCCGGTGTCATCGCCCAGCTTCGCGTTCTCGGCGTGCCGGATGAGGCCTATGACCGCATCATCACATCGGGAGACGTCACCCGGGGCCTGATCGCGGAAGGCCCAAGAAAAGTCTTTCTGCTCGGCCCCGAGCGTGACATGCCGCTGCTGGAAGGTCTCGATGTCGAACGGGTCGGCGAGGCGGAAGCGGAATCCGTCGTCTGCACCGGTTTCTTCGATGACGAGACGGAAACGCCGGAAGACTATACGGAAATGTTGAAAGGCTTCATCGCCCGCAAGGCGCCGATGATCTGCGCCAACCCCGATCTGGTGGTAGAGCGCGGCGAGCGCATCATTCCCTGCGCCGGCGCCATGGCCGCATATTACGAACAGCTTGGCGGCGAAGTCCGTATTGCCGGCAAACCGCACGCGCCGATCTATGAAGCCTGCCTCGCGGCGGCGAAAGAAGTGCGCGGCGATTTCCCGAAGGATCGCGTGCTCGCCATCGGCGATGGCATGCCGACGGATGTGAAGGGCGCAATTGCGAGCGGCCTCAACCTTCTTTATATCAGCGGCGGCATTCACGCCGCCGAATATACGCTGAATGGCCAGACGGACGAGGCGCTTCTGAACGCCTACCTGAAGGGGCAGGGCGCGGCTCCCGGCTGGTGGATGCCCCGCCTTGCCTAGGAAACGTCTGGCGTAAGCCGGCGTAAACAATGGATCGACTGCAATGACCGTCTTTCATCGCAATGAAAAAAAGGAGCCGCTGCCTGAAGGCTTGCGCGGCGGCGTCATCGCGATCGGCAATTTCGATGGTGTGCATCGCGGCCACCGTGCCGTTCTGGACCGTGCGCTGGAACTGGCCGAGGCGCGTGGCGTACCGGCCCTGGTGCTGACCTTCGAACCGCATCCCCGTTCCGTCTTCCGCCCCGAAACGCCGGTCTTCCGCCTGACGCCTGCGCCGTTGAAGGCACGTATTCTCGAGGCCATCGGTTTCCGCTCGGTCATCGAATACCCATTTGACCGCGAGTTTTCGCAGCGCTCGGCGGAAGAGTTCGTCAATTCCATTCTGGTCGACTGGCTGGGCGCCAGCGCCGTCGTCACCGGCTTTGATTTTCATTTCGGCAAGGGCCGCGAAGGTGGCCCGGCATTTCTGATGGCGGCCGGCAAGCGCAACGGCTTCGACGTGACGCTCGTGGATGCCTTTCGCGACGAGGGCGCGGATGTCGTCTCCTCGAGCCGTATCCGCTCGCTTCTGTGCGAAGGAGATGTGGCAGGTGCCGCCGGACAACTCGGGTATCGTTTCACGGTGGAAAGTGAAGTCATCGGCGGCCAGAAGCTGGGGCGAACTCTGGGTTACCCAACGGCCAACATGGCGCTTTCACCCGAAACGGAGCTGAAAGCCGGCATCTATGCTGTGCGGTTCCGCCGCCCCGACGGGGCGATTTACGATGGCGTTGCAAGCTTCGGTTACCGCCCCACGGTCACCGATAACGGTGCGGCACTTCTGGAAACCTACGTCTTCGATTTTTCCGGTGATCTCTATGGTGAGGTCTGTTCGGTATCGTTCTTCGGGCACCTGCGTGACGAGCTGAAATTTGACGGCTTGGACCCTCTGGTCGCGCAGATCAGGCGGGATGAGGAAGAGGCGCGGGCGATGCTGTCAGGCGTGCGGCCGCTCAGTGAATTGGATGCGAAGATAGCATTTTGAGCGGGCAGATAATCCTGTCCCGGATTGTCGTCGCTTTTCACTTCCTTTTTGCCGGAAAACCGCATAAACAACCGGCCATGTCCCAATACCGGTTGCTGTTTAAAGTTCAGATAGGCCGAATTATTGGCCCGGCCTTCCGCCCGCTCTGAAGAGCCGGAAGGTCCGGGATTTTGGCGCTCGTCATGGCATTTGACATGGCGCTTTCCGTATTTGCCCTCTTTGAAATTGAGACGGCGCGACCGACACGGCGCGCAACAACGGTACAATTATGAGCGACACCGCAGAAAAATTCGACTATTCCTCGACCCTCTATTTGCCGCAGACGGATTTCCCGATGCGTGCCGGCCTGCCGCAGAAAGAACCGGAAACGGTGAAGCGCTGGCAGGAAATGGGCCTGTATAAAAAGCTCCGCGCCTCCGCCGCCGGTCGCGAGAAATTCGTGCTGCATGATGGCCCGCCCTATGCCAACGGCAACATCCACATCGGCCATGCGCTGAACAAGATCCTGAAAGACGTCATCACCC
This region of Agrobacterium tumefaciens genomic DNA includes:
- the groL gene encoding chaperonin GroEL (60 kDa chaperone family; promotes refolding of misfolded polypeptides especially under stressful conditions; forms two stacked rings of heptamers to form a barrel-shaped 14mer; ends can be capped by GroES; misfolded proteins enter the barrel where they are refolded when GroES binds) → MAAKEVKFGRTAREKMLKGVDILADAVKVTLGPKGRNVVIDKSFGAPRITKDGVSVAKEIELEDKFENMGAQLVREVASKTNDIAGDGTTTATVLAQAIVREGAKAVAAGMNPMDLKRGIDLAVAEVVKDLQAKAKKINTSEEVAQVGTISANGERQIGLDIAEAMQRVGNEGVITVEEAKTAETELEVVEGMQFDRGYLSPYFVTNPEKMVADLEDAYILLHEKKLSNLQAMLPVLEAVVQTGKPLVIIAEDVEGEALATLVVNKLRGGLKIAAVKAPGFGDRRKAMLEDIAILTGGTVISEDLGIKLESVTLDMLGKSKKVSISKENTTIVDGAGQKSDIEGRVAQIKAQIEETTSDYDREKLQERLAKLAGGVAVIRVGGSTEVEVKEKKDRIDDALNATRAAVQEGIVPGGGVALLRSSTKITVKGENDDQEAGINIVRKALQSLVRQIAENAGDEASIVVGKILDRNEDNYGYNAQTGEYGDLIQLGIVDPVKVVRTALQNAASVASLLITTEAMIAELPKKESAMPQMPGGGMGGMDF
- the groES gene encoding co-chaperone GroES, with product MTSTNFRPLHDRVVVRRVESEAKTKGGIIIPDTAKEKPQEGEIVAVGSGARDEAGKVVALDVKVGDRVLFGKWSGTEVKLDGEDLLIMKEADIMGIIG
- a CDS encoding TIGR01459 family HAD-type hydrolase → MAHRILTLGEITDGFDVVLSDVWGVLHNGVSAFPDAAVALHDARKAGKTVVLITNSPRPAPGVIAQLRVLGVPDEAYDRIITSGDVTRGLIAEGPRKVFLLGPERDMPLLEGLDVERVGEAEAESVVCTGFFDDETETPEDYTEMLKGFIARKAPMICANPDLVVERGERIIPCAGAMAAYYEQLGGEVRIAGKPHAPIYEACLAAAKEVRGDFPKDRVLAIGDGMPTDVKGAIASGLNLLYISGGIHAAEYTLNGQTDEALLNAYLKGQGAAPGWWMPRLA
- a CDS encoding bifunctional riboflavin kinase/FAD synthetase; translated protein: MTVFHRNEKKEPLPEGLRGGVIAIGNFDGVHRGHRAVLDRALELAEARGVPALVLTFEPHPRSVFRPETPVFRLTPAPLKARILEAIGFRSVIEYPFDREFSQRSAEEFVNSILVDWLGASAVVTGFDFHFGKGREGGPAFLMAAGKRNGFDVTLVDAFRDEGADVVSSSRIRSLLCEGDVAGAAGQLGYRFTVESEVIGGQKLGRTLGYPTANMALSPETELKAGIYAVRFRRPDGAIYDGVASFGYRPTVTDNGAALLETYVFDFSGDLYGEVCSVSFFGHLRDELKFDGLDPLVAQIRRDEEEARAMLSGVRPLSELDAKIAF